In Micromonospora sp. WMMA1363, a genomic segment contains:
- a CDS encoding helix-turn-helix transcriptional regulator — MSDFHDWDDIRAELHDGDDNALDVERARTEAWISAFHLAEERKRLGLTQRQVAELMGVTPGRVGQIENGDLEANEVATLSRYARALGARMRIIFDYGSDLRQIA; from the coding sequence ATGAGCGACTTCCATGACTGGGACGACATCCGTGCCGAGTTGCACGATGGGGACGACAACGCGCTCGATGTGGAGCGTGCTCGCACCGAAGCGTGGATCAGCGCGTTCCACCTGGCCGAGGAGCGTAAGCGTCTCGGGCTCACCCAGCGGCAGGTGGCCGAGCTGATGGGTGTCACGCCCGGCCGGGTCGGCCAGATCGAGAACGGCGATCTGGAGGCCAACGAGGTCGCGACCCTGAGCCGGTACGCGCGAGCGCTGGGCGCCCGGATGCGGATCATCTTCGACTACGGCAGCGACCTCCGGCAGATTGCCTAA
- a CDS encoding Gmad2 immunoglobulin-like domain-containing protein produces MRRGTRTVIVAVLLAVGGCAESRSGSLGPAPTAPPTAPGATTPSRTSPSQPPPTEPDPVATASAPIGRAAPTGTVTIELWYARDGRIAPTRRTRPATVATSRLALTELATGPTAAEAGTGLTTLVPAGVEVTRIADGTAVLPAVPATDGSAAVRLREAQVVWTLTQFPTVRRVRLGTADPVDRADYVDLLPPIVVTTPVIGTPVTSPVTVTGTADAYEATVSVRVLDGARREIATTFTTAACGSGCRGDYRVAVNYRVDREQAGTVEVYEVSAKDGSRTHTVAVPVLLTPSR; encoded by the coding sequence ATGAGACGAGGCACACGCACGGTGATCGTCGCCGTCCTGCTCGCGGTGGGCGGGTGCGCCGAGTCCCGGTCGGGCTCGCTCGGGCCGGCGCCTACCGCGCCGCCGACCGCGCCCGGCGCCACCACGCCGTCGCGCACGAGCCCGAGCCAGCCGCCGCCCACCGAACCCGATCCGGTCGCCACGGCGTCGGCACCGATCGGCCGGGCCGCCCCGACAGGCACCGTCACCATCGAGCTGTGGTACGCCCGGGACGGCCGGATCGCCCCGACCCGGCGGACCCGTCCGGCGACAGTCGCGACGTCCCGCCTGGCACTGACCGAACTGGCCACCGGACCAACGGCGGCGGAGGCCGGCACCGGACTGACGACGCTGGTGCCGGCGGGCGTCGAGGTCACCCGAATCGCCGACGGGACGGCGGTGCTTCCGGCGGTGCCGGCGACCGACGGGTCAGCCGCGGTACGGCTGCGCGAGGCGCAGGTGGTCTGGACGCTCACCCAGTTCCCCACCGTGCGGCGGGTCCGCCTCGGCACCGCCGACCCGGTCGACCGTGCCGACTACGTCGACCTGCTGCCGCCGATCGTGGTGACCACCCCCGTCATCGGCACGCCGGTCACCAGCCCGGTGACGGTCACCGGCACTGCCGACGCGTACGAGGCGACGGTCAGCGTCCGCGTCCTCGACGGCGCACGCCGCGAGATCGCCACCACGTTCACCACCGCCGCCTGCGGCTCCGGCTGCCGGGGTGACTACCGGGTCGCGGTGAACTACCGGGTGGACCGCGAGCAGGCCGGCACCGTCGAGGTGTACGAGGTGTCCGCGAAGGACGGCTCGCGCACCCACACCGTCGCCGTGCCGGTGCTGCTCACCCCGAGCCGCTGA
- a CDS encoding PLP-dependent aminotransferase family protein produces MTVDLRLSDLHPALDDPALNSMSFLNEIAQRYPDAVSLAAGRPYEEFFDVAAPNRYLDTFRRHLTEDLGQSPEQARRTLFQYGRTKGIIHHLVARNLAVDEGMTVDPEAIVVTVGCQEAMVLVLRALRAGPEDVLLAVAPTYAGLTGAARLLDLPVRPVAAGTSGLDAVDLRAQLRRVRADGLRPRACYLTPDFANPSGLSVAEDSRRALLELVAEEGLLLIEDNPYGLFPAGDDRRPPTLKSLDTARQVVYLGSFAKTVLPGARIGYVVADQRVAGLDGTVGLLADQLAKIKSMVTVNTSPIAQAVVGGALLEHGCSLVAATARERAVYARNLRHLVDGLHRRFPAGSPVRWTVPAGGFFVVVTVPFPVDDALLHRSAREYGVLWTPMAHFYAGSPSVPALRLSVSAVTPADIDLGLDRLAALVADELAGRAATAELG; encoded by the coding sequence GTGACGGTGGACCTTCGCCTGTCCGACCTGCACCCGGCGCTCGACGATCCCGCGCTGAACTCGATGAGCTTCCTCAACGAGATCGCGCAGCGTTACCCGGACGCCGTGTCGCTGGCCGCCGGCCGGCCGTACGAGGAGTTCTTCGACGTCGCCGCGCCGAACCGGTATCTGGACACGTTTCGCCGGCATCTCACCGAGGACCTCGGGCAGAGCCCGGAGCAGGCGCGCCGCACGCTGTTCCAGTACGGGCGGACCAAGGGGATCATCCACCACCTGGTCGCCCGCAACCTCGCCGTCGACGAGGGGATGACGGTCGACCCGGAGGCGATCGTGGTGACGGTCGGCTGCCAGGAGGCGATGGTCCTCGTGCTGCGGGCGCTGCGGGCCGGCCCCGAGGACGTGCTGCTCGCCGTCGCGCCGACGTACGCCGGGCTCACCGGCGCGGCGCGCCTGCTGGACCTGCCGGTGCGCCCGGTGGCCGCCGGCACGTCCGGGCTGGACGCGGTGGACCTGCGCGCCCAGCTGCGCCGCGTCCGCGCCGACGGGTTGCGCCCGCGTGCCTGCTACCTGACGCCGGACTTCGCCAACCCCTCGGGGCTGAGCGTCGCGGAGGACAGCCGGCGGGCGCTGCTGGAGCTGGTCGCCGAGGAGGGACTGCTGCTGATCGAGGACAACCCGTACGGCCTGTTCCCGGCCGGGGACGATCGGCGGCCGCCCACGCTCAAGTCGCTGGATACCGCCCGCCAGGTGGTCTACCTGGGGTCGTTCGCCAAGACGGTGCTGCCGGGCGCCCGGATCGGCTATGTCGTGGCCGACCAGCGGGTGGCCGGGCTGGACGGCACGGTCGGTCTTCTCGCCGACCAGCTCGCCAAGATCAAGAGCATGGTCACGGTGAACACCTCACCGATCGCCCAGGCGGTGGTCGGGGGCGCGCTGCTCGAACACGGCTGCAGCCTGGTCGCCGCCACCGCCCGTGAGCGGGCCGTGTACGCCCGGAATCTCCGTCACCTGGTCGATGGCCTGCACCGGCGCTTCCCGGCCGGGTCGCCGGTGCGCTGGACCGTACCCGCCGGGGGCTTCTTCGTTGTCGTCACCGTGCCGTTCCCGGTCGATGACGCGTTGCTGCATCGCTCGGCCCGCGAGTACGGGGTGCTGTGGACGCCGATGGCGCACTTCTACGCCGGCAGCCCGTCCGTGCCCGCGCTGCGGTTGTCGGTCAGCGCGGTCACCCCGGCCGACATCGACCTCGGACTGGACCGGCTGGCCGCGCTGGTCGCCGACGAGCTGGCCGGTAGGGCAGCGACGGCGGAGCTCGGTTGA
- a CDS encoding type II toxin-antitoxin system RelE/ParE family toxin, with protein MPPAHERTDEPLSPYTVMFSRQARRNLHEDLPLEVAVAATETIQRAIAINPYRVGKPLDQPFDGFHSARRGTYRIVYRINEAKRVVEIHSIRHRRDAYRS; from the coding sequence ATGCCTCCGGCGCACGAGCGCACCGACGAGCCGCTCAGCCCGTACACGGTGATGTTCTCCCGGCAGGCTCGCCGCAACCTGCACGAGGACCTGCCGTTGGAAGTGGCGGTCGCGGCGACGGAAACCATCCAGCGGGCGATCGCGATCAACCCGTATCGGGTGGGTAAGCCTCTCGACCAACCCTTCGACGGCTTCCACTCCGCCCGGCGTGGCACCTACCGGATCGTCTACCGGATCAACGAGGCAAAACGAGTCGTGGAGATCCACTCGATCCGCCACCGGCGCGACGCCTACCGTTCGTAG
- a CDS encoding ABC transporter ATP-binding protein: MSEPAIRTERLTKRYGPVAALDGLDLTVAAGEVFGFLGPNGAGKSTTIRLLLGLARPTSGRAWIFGVDATDVAAAHQQLAYVPADVALWPRLTGAEVLELLGAVGPGVDRGYRDELVERFALDLSKPAGTYSTGNRQKVALVAAFATRAPLLVLDEPTSGLDPLMEREFRRAVAEARADGRTVFLCSHQLAEVEAVCHRVGILRAGRLVDVASVPDLRALHRTEVLVRFAGRAPELADVPGVGAVERDDAALRFTLTGPPGPALRQIATADVTAISMREPTLEEIFLDYYGEER, from the coding sequence GTGAGCGAGCCCGCCATCCGCACCGAACGCCTGACCAAACGGTACGGTCCGGTGGCCGCCCTCGACGGGCTGGACCTGACCGTCGCCGCCGGTGAGGTCTTCGGCTTCCTCGGCCCGAACGGCGCCGGGAAGTCCACCACCATCCGGCTGCTGCTCGGCCTGGCCCGACCCACGTCGGGGCGGGCCTGGATCTTCGGTGTCGACGCCACCGACGTCGCCGCCGCGCACCAGCAGCTCGCGTACGTGCCGGCCGACGTGGCGCTCTGGCCGCGGCTGACCGGGGCCGAGGTGCTGGAACTGCTCGGTGCCGTCGGGCCGGGCGTCGACCGCGGTTACCGGGACGAGTTGGTGGAACGGTTCGCGCTCGACCTGTCGAAGCCGGCTGGCACGTACTCGACGGGCAACCGGCAGAAGGTGGCCCTGGTCGCCGCGTTCGCGACCCGAGCGCCGCTGCTGGTTCTGGACGAACCGACCAGCGGGCTGGACCCGTTGATGGAACGGGAGTTCCGGCGGGCCGTCGCCGAGGCCCGGGCCGACGGCCGCACGGTCTTCCTCTGTTCCCACCAGCTGGCCGAGGTGGAGGCGGTCTGCCATCGGGTCGGGATCCTCCGGGCCGGCCGGCTGGTCGACGTCGCGTCGGTGCCCGACTTGCGGGCGCTGCACCGCACCGAGGTCCTGGTCCGGTTCGCCGGCCGGGCGCCGGAGCTCGCCGACGTCCCGGGCGTCGGGGCGGTGGAACGCGATGACGCCGCCCTGCGGTTCACGCTGACCGGGCCGCCCGGCCCGGCGCTGCGGCAGATCGCGACGGCCGACGTCACGGCCATCAGCATGCGCGAGCCCACCCTGGAGGAGATCTTCCTCGACTACTACGGGGAGGAACGATGA
- a CDS encoding sigma-70 family RNA polymerase sigma factor, whose translation MAVRRHPRHPLSSGIPDSGSPWPNVGAFIAWIRREHGFSQAELSTIVGRSVASVASYEQGLRRPPRPLLLDLLDAMPVDGVNFNDVATWYEYRPITTIDPAAHRSVHEYVTAVRVFFGYTRAGFAATVGCTASAVRAYEHRVKPDGDVLRTLVRRHTTPWVRYQDVAAQFRTLRPTLRDRRLRDMFATLRNLQPGLAEHEALRNQLIVEHLDLARMLARRYQHYRVTCDDAEQVACEALIRAVDRCDPKYGDFIPYLGKWIAGSIRAHARSLSLSGTLRTPLGRTAVTTARDALTQELARDPTNTELAARLGVPASTLEKSLQAWRASTPISINIPHQRDTQPIQAILPAPSQSESFEIESADLVHELLGPLRPEQRRLIELRYLHDADVHEIARRVGFPPDEVETRLAEALEHLRRQAHDVHDAWPHMVEPHGGAAGPARRTAPA comes from the coding sequence ATGGCTGTCCGGCGCCACCCCCGCCACCCCTTATCGTCCGGGATCCCCGACTCTGGGTCGCCGTGGCCGAACGTCGGTGCGTTCATCGCTTGGATTCGACGCGAACACGGTTTCAGCCAAGCCGAGCTGAGCACGATCGTCGGCCGGAGCGTCGCGAGTGTTGCTTCGTACGAGCAGGGCTTGCGGAGGCCACCGAGGCCGTTGTTGCTCGATCTCCTGGACGCCATGCCCGTCGACGGCGTCAACTTCAACGATGTGGCCACGTGGTACGAGTATCGGCCGATCACGACGATCGACCCAGCGGCGCACCGTTCCGTCCACGAGTATGTGACGGCTGTGCGCGTCTTCTTCGGCTACACCCGGGCGGGGTTCGCCGCCACCGTCGGGTGCACGGCGAGCGCCGTCCGCGCGTATGAGCACCGCGTGAAGCCCGACGGTGACGTCCTTCGCACCCTTGTCCGCCGGCACACCACACCGTGGGTCCGGTACCAGGACGTCGCCGCGCAGTTCCGCACGCTGCGGCCGACCTTGCGGGACCGCCGGCTCCGGGACATGTTCGCGACCCTCCGCAACCTCCAGCCTGGACTGGCCGAGCACGAGGCCCTCCGTAATCAACTCATCGTCGAGCATCTCGATCTCGCCCGCATGTTGGCCCGCCGGTACCAGCACTACCGGGTAACCTGCGATGACGCCGAGCAGGTCGCGTGCGAGGCGCTCATCCGTGCCGTTGACCGCTGCGACCCCAAGTATGGCGACTTCATCCCTTATCTTGGCAAATGGATTGCCGGGTCTATCCGCGCACACGCCCGCTCCTTGTCCCTCTCCGGGACACTCCGCACACCCCTGGGCCGAACAGCGGTCACCACCGCACGCGACGCGTTGACCCAGGAACTTGCGCGGGATCCCACGAACACGGAACTCGCCGCGCGCCTGGGCGTACCGGCAAGCACCCTGGAGAAAAGCCTCCAGGCATGGCGGGCCTCCACGCCCATCTCGATCAACATCCCACATCAACGAGACACCCAGCCGATCCAAGCGATCCTGCCCGCACCATCGCAGAGCGAATCGTTCGAGATCGAAAGCGCCGACCTTGTCCACGAACTACTCGGTCCGCTCCGTCCCGAGCAACGTCGGTTGATTGAGCTCCGATACCTGCACGACGCTGACGTCCACGAGATCGCTCGGCGCGTCGGGTTCCCGCCCGACGAGGTCGAAACCCGCCTCGCCGAAGCACTCGAACACCTTCGCCGCCAAGCGCACGACGTCCACGACGCTTGGCCGCACATGGTGGAGCCGCATGGCGGCGCTGCGGGACCCGCTCGCCGGACCGCCCCGGCGTGA
- a CDS encoding cytochrome P450 — MDAEQLLTRLYSDEGRQDPYPCYAGLHALGPITALPSRPEHRAVAAVAVGYDLVDEVLRDPEWYKQPPPDWAEQEILRTLQTSMMFVNPPDHGRMRRVFAGAFTPRRLGTLEPVILRVAGELLDRMAEAGSSAVDFVTDFAYPLPARVMAEFIGIPETDLSWYRERVDRIDEYLDVAGKTPQRLTAANTAAAELRAFYADLLAHRRRTPGEDLISGLVGAVDTGGVELTDDELISNLIVLFNASFVTTVYMFSNGLPLLLAHPQVAAALPGDPGLTGRSVDEILRLEAPVHFLARAAPRDSVLGGIQIARDQNVLLVIAAANRDPSRFPDPDRFDPHRSGPPSLAFGIGPHYCLGAAVSRLEGRLALPRLLSRFPRMRIDEPPTYSGSLFLRGIDKLLVSTGREEQR, encoded by the coding sequence ATGGACGCAGAGCAGCTGCTGACCCGCCTCTACAGTGACGAGGGCCGGCAGGACCCGTACCCCTGCTATGCCGGGCTGCACGCGCTGGGCCCGATCACGGCGTTGCCGTCCCGCCCGGAGCACCGGGCGGTCGCCGCCGTGGCGGTCGGCTACGACCTCGTCGACGAGGTGCTGCGCGACCCGGAGTGGTACAAGCAGCCCCCGCCGGACTGGGCGGAACAGGAGATCCTGCGGACCCTCCAGACCTCGATGATGTTCGTCAACCCGCCGGATCACGGCCGGATGCGGCGCGTGTTCGCCGGCGCCTTCACGCCGCGTCGGCTCGGCACCCTGGAGCCGGTGATCCTCCGGGTGGCGGGGGAGCTGCTGGACCGGATGGCAGAAGCCGGGAGCAGTGCCGTCGACTTCGTGACGGACTTCGCGTACCCGCTGCCGGCCCGGGTGATGGCCGAGTTCATCGGCATTCCCGAGACCGACCTGTCCTGGTACCGGGAGCGGGTGGACCGGATCGACGAGTACCTCGACGTGGCCGGCAAGACCCCGCAGCGGCTCACCGCCGCCAACACCGCCGCGGCCGAGCTGCGGGCCTTCTACGCGGACCTGCTGGCGCACCGCCGCCGCACCCCCGGTGAGGACCTGATCAGCGGGCTGGTCGGGGCCGTGGACACGGGCGGCGTCGAGCTGACGGACGACGAGCTGATCAGCAACCTGATCGTGTTGTTCAACGCGAGCTTCGTGACCACCGTCTACATGTTCAGCAACGGCCTGCCACTGTTGCTGGCGCACCCGCAGGTGGCCGCGGCGCTGCCCGGTGACCCGGGGCTGACCGGCCGGTCGGTCGACGAGATCCTGCGGCTGGAGGCGCCGGTTCACTTCCTGGCCCGGGCGGCGCCGCGGGATTCGGTGCTCGGCGGGATCCAGATCGCCCGCGACCAGAACGTCCTGCTGGTCATCGCCGCGGCCAACCGCGACCCGAGCCGCTTTCCCGACCCGGACCGGTTCGACCCGCACCGCTCCGGACCGCCGTCGCTGGCGTTCGGCATCGGCCCGCACTACTGTCTCGGCGCCGCCGTGTCCCGCCTGGAGGGTCGGCTGGCGCTACCCCGGCTGCTGTCGCGCTTCCCCCGGATGCGCATCGATGAGCCCCCGACCTACAGCGGCAGCCTGTTCCTGCGCGGCATCGACAAGCTCCTGGTGAGCACCGGGAGAGAGGAGCAGCGGTGA
- a CDS encoding alpha-hydroxy acid oxidase: protein MADSALPKPDVPPAPAGLADFADLARAVLPPEVWDFVDGGSGAETTLAANRRALDRVGVLPRVLRGVHTPCTEARLLGASHSLPVAVAPMAYQRLLHPDGEVALAGAAGAAGVPYVASTLSSVSIEEIAAVGGTVWFQLYWLRDRGLVTDLLDRAQAAGCTALVFTVDVPILGRRLRDVRNSFTIPPHMVANRSVGPDHRAPAATLGVSAVAAHTAEFFAPAVTWSDLDWLRERTAVPLVVKGVLDPRDAVRAAEAGVDAVVVSNHGGRQLDGAPATAAALPEVVAAVADRCEVLLDSGVRGGADVLRALALGAHGVLVGRPMLWALAAGGRAGAEIALSLLTGEFRDALALAGCADPVAARDLRTTTVE, encoded by the coding sequence ATGGCTGACAGCGCGCTGCCGAAGCCGGACGTGCCGCCCGCCCCCGCCGGGCTGGCCGACTTCGCCGACCTCGCCCGTGCCGTGCTGCCGCCGGAGGTGTGGGACTTCGTCGACGGCGGCAGCGGCGCCGAGACCACCCTCGCCGCGAACCGCCGCGCCCTGGATCGGGTCGGCGTGCTGCCCCGGGTGCTGCGCGGCGTGCACACCCCGTGCACCGAGGCCCGGTTGCTCGGCGCCAGCCACTCGCTGCCGGTGGCGGTCGCACCGATGGCGTACCAGCGGCTGCTGCACCCCGACGGCGAGGTCGCGCTGGCCGGGGCGGCCGGAGCGGCCGGTGTCCCCTATGTGGCCAGCACGCTGAGCAGCGTCTCGATCGAGGAGATCGCCGCGGTCGGCGGGACGGTCTGGTTTCAGCTCTACTGGCTGCGCGACCGGGGGCTCGTCACTGACCTGCTGGACCGGGCACAGGCGGCCGGGTGCACCGCGCTGGTGTTCACCGTGGACGTCCCGATCCTCGGCCGGCGGCTGCGCGACGTGCGCAACTCCTTCACCATCCCGCCGCACATGGTCGCGAACCGGTCCGTCGGCCCGGACCACCGCGCGCCCGCCGCCACCCTCGGCGTGTCCGCGGTGGCCGCGCACACGGCGGAGTTCTTCGCGCCGGCGGTGACCTGGTCCGATCTGGACTGGCTGCGGGAGCGTACGGCTGTGCCGCTGGTGGTCAAGGGTGTCCTCGACCCGCGCGATGCCGTCCGCGCAGCGGAGGCCGGGGTGGACGCGGTGGTGGTCTCCAACCACGGCGGGCGGCAGCTCGACGGCGCGCCGGCCACCGCCGCCGCGCTGCCCGAGGTGGTGGCGGCGGTCGCCGACCGGTGCGAGGTGCTGCTCGACAGTGGCGTCCGGGGCGGCGCCGACGTGTTGCGGGCCCTCGCTCTCGGCGCGCACGGCGTGCTGGTGGGGCGCCCGATGCTCTGGGCGCTCGCGGCCGGGGGCCGCGCCGGCGCGGAGATCGCGCTGTCGCTGCTGACCGGCGAGTTCCGCGACGCGCTGGCGCTGGCCGGGTGCGCCGATCCGGTCGCCGCCCGCGACCTGCGAACGACGACGGTGGAGTGA
- a CDS encoding serine hydrolase translates to MRVRLLVATACALLVPVAVPAPATAAPARTGAAETPCPRVAVSTSAPSRPPRPSPPPAVAEDRVVGGPALAASGLVIPAGARSAPAVTATSWLVADLDTGQVLGACGPHEYATPASVQKLLLAAAVLPRLDPERVVTVTGEDLDIEPGSSAVGLVPGGRYRVETVWLGLLLQSGNEAANVLARLGGGQAGRAGGVRAMNQLAQRLGARQTHAVTPSGLDGPGQFTSAYDLALIARVCFADPAFRRYALTETHQIPAQRQPRANGFQIQNENQLIYRYPGALGGKTGFTDLARHTYVGAAERDGRRLVVTLLGAESRPARGWEQGTALLDWGFALPRDAAVGRLVEPGELDESTSDPPPRPVPPVADARPAAASGSARNGLAGALPAAAAVAGVGVLLALAMRRARASRRRRGRA, encoded by the coding sequence ATGCGAGTTCGGCTGCTGGTGGCTACCGCGTGCGCCCTCCTCGTGCCGGTGGCCGTTCCCGCGCCGGCCACGGCGGCGCCGGCGCGTACCGGTGCCGCCGAGACACCCTGTCCACGCGTCGCGGTGTCGACGTCCGCGCCGTCTCGACCGCCCCGGCCGTCCCCGCCCCCGGCGGTGGCGGAGGACCGGGTCGTCGGCGGACCGGCGCTGGCCGCCTCCGGTCTGGTGATCCCGGCCGGCGCGCGGTCCGCGCCGGCGGTGACCGCGACCTCGTGGCTCGTGGCCGACCTGGACACCGGCCAGGTGCTCGGGGCCTGCGGCCCGCACGAGTACGCCACCCCGGCGAGCGTGCAGAAGCTGCTGCTGGCCGCCGCCGTGCTGCCCCGCCTCGACCCGGAGCGGGTTGTCACGGTGACCGGCGAGGACCTGGACATCGAACCCGGCTCGTCGGCCGTCGGTCTCGTCCCCGGTGGGCGATATCGGGTGGAGACGGTCTGGCTCGGTCTGCTGCTCCAGTCGGGCAACGAGGCGGCGAACGTGCTCGCCCGCCTCGGTGGCGGCCAAGCGGGCCGGGCCGGTGGTGTCCGGGCGATGAACCAGCTGGCGCAGCGTCTCGGTGCCCGGCAGACGCACGCGGTCACCCCGTCCGGGTTGGACGGGCCGGGGCAGTTCACCAGCGCGTACGATCTCGCGTTGATCGCCCGGGTCTGCTTCGCCGACCCCGCGTTCCGCCGGTACGCCCTGACCGAGACGCACCAGATCCCGGCCCAGCGCCAGCCGCGCGCCAACGGCTTCCAGATCCAGAACGAGAACCAGCTGATCTACCGCTACCCGGGTGCTCTGGGCGGCAAGACCGGCTTCACCGACCTGGCCCGGCACACGTACGTCGGCGCGGCCGAGCGGGACGGCCGACGCCTGGTCGTGACGCTGCTGGGCGCCGAGTCCCGGCCCGCGCGAGGTTGGGAGCAGGGGACCGCCCTGCTCGACTGGGGCTTCGCGCTGCCCCGGGACGCCGCGGTCGGCCGGCTGGTCGAGCCAGGCGAGCTGGACGAGTCCACCTCCGACCCGCCGCCGAGGCCGGTACCGCCCGTGGCCGACGCCCGCCCCGCCGCGGCGTCGGGCTCGGCCCGCAACGGTCTGGCCGGGGCGCTGCCCGCGGCGGCGGCGGTGGCCGGCGTGGGTGTCCTGCTGGCGCTCGCGATGCGCCGCGCCCGCGCATCCCGGCGACGCCGAGGTCGCGCCTGA
- a CDS encoding type II toxin-antitoxin system Phd/YefM family antitoxin, whose amino-acid sequence METIPITEAKARIAELADRVAREHDHFTITRNGRADVMLISVAEYESMRETLDLLSDDEALADLRQSREDFAAGDTFSVDEVRAELERRRSRAA is encoded by the coding sequence ATGGAGACCATTCCCATCACGGAAGCCAAGGCCCGAATCGCCGAACTCGCCGACCGGGTCGCCCGGGAGCATGACCACTTCACGATCACCCGCAACGGCCGCGCCGACGTGATGCTGATCTCGGTGGCCGAGTACGAGTCGATGCGGGAGACGCTCGACCTGCTGTCCGACGACGAAGCCCTCGCAGACCTGCGCCAGTCACGGGAGGACTTCGCAGCCGGCGACACGTTCTCGGTGGACGAGGTTCGTGCCGAGTTGGAGCGGCGTCGAAGCAGGGCGGCCTGA
- a CDS encoding type II toxin-antitoxin system RelE/ParE family toxin, whose amino-acid sequence MPHGPARRWAIRTTSDVRDWLRSLRQTDPATYRAVNVAIDMLAETGPGLGRPLVDTLRGSTISNLKELRPRSGRDVAIRVLFVFDPWSQAVLLVAGNKAGAWSRWYEEAIPVAEVAYEGWLAFERKRRES is encoded by the coding sequence ATGCCTCACGGCCCTGCCCGCCGCTGGGCGATCAGGACAACCAGCGATGTCCGTGACTGGTTGCGGTCGCTCCGCCAGACCGATCCGGCGACATACCGAGCGGTCAACGTAGCGATTGACATGCTCGCGGAGACCGGTCCGGGGCTAGGGCGTCCGCTGGTCGACACGCTCAGAGGTTCGACCATCAGCAATCTCAAGGAGCTGCGGCCGAGGTCCGGGCGGGACGTCGCCATCCGGGTTCTGTTCGTCTTTGATCCCTGGTCGCAGGCGGTGCTGCTGGTGGCTGGCAACAAGGCCGGAGCCTGGTCCCGATGGTACGAGGAAGCGATTCCGGTCGCCGAGGTCGCGTACGAAGGCTGGCTCGCCTTCGAGAGGAAGCGGAGGGAGAGCTGA